In the Syntrophus aciditrophicus SB genome, TCTCTTCACGGCAGAAAGGAGGAGAATTTTTATCCTTTGAAGATTTCTGTAATCGGACCGACCTTAAGAAGGTAAACAAGCGCGTTCTCGAAAGTCTGATCAAGTGTGGCGCTTTTGATTCGACAGGACAGAGGCGGCGGCAACTGATGTCGGAATATGAGAACATCATCGAGATTTCTCAAAAGCGTCAGAAGGACAAGGCCAGCAAACAGGCCAGTTTTTTTGACGATATGGAAGACTTGGGAGTTGAGGAAAAGAGATCCTATGCCAACTCCTCTGCGGCTGAAATTCAGGAATGGGACCCTAAAGAATTACTTGCCCATGAAAAGGAATTTCTCGGATTTTATGTTACAGGCCATCCGCTTGAGGGTTATGCGTCCAAAATCAGCATGGTAGCCAATACGGACTCAGCCGGCATTCTGGAAAAGGGTGACAAGGAACCGGTTTCCCTGGCGGGTATTGTGTCCGGAATACGGGAAGTCTTTACGCGGAAAAAAGAAATCATGGCCTATGTATCCCTTGAAGACCTCAAAGGAGCGACGGATGTAATCTTTTTTCCTGAAATTTATAAAAAAGTGACGGATATCCTTCACGGTGATGCCCCGATTTTTGTAAAAGGCATACTAGATGTAGCGGAAGAAAATGTGAAAGTAATCGCCGAAGAAGCCTCGCTTTTATCTGAAACGGAATACAATCCTTTTTCAAGCGTCCATTTCATGGTGGACATCGAAAATAACGGTACCTCAGATCATCTTGTCGACAGGCTGCATCAGTTAACCAAAAATTATAAAGGAAAATATGACGCATATCTTCATCTCATCAATGGCTCCTGTGAAACAAAGATCTATCTCGGTGACAAGGCAAAGTTATCCATCAGCCCGGAATTAAAGAGAGAAGCCAATATAATTCTTGGAGAAGGGGTGATGATTTTCATGTAAGATGAAATACATTGAGCGAACATACCGAAATCAGATTTCATGTAAATTTCTGACATCGTTTCATGTCTGTGAAGAACAGACCGATCTTTTTATTCAGGCGGATCAGGATCTGACAAATAACGCGGCAGCCTCTGTACATCATTACCGCACTCATCTCAAATACTACATGCAGTCTCACCCTGAATTTGTTACATCCTTCAGACCATTGCCTGAAGATGATCTGGCCCCGCCGATTGTGAAGGCCATGCTGAAGGCCAGTAGATACGCCGGTGTTGGTCCTTTAGCTGCGGTGGCGGGGGCCGTCGCGGAATTTGTGGGGCGGGATCTTATGAACTCTTCATCCCAGGTCGTTGTTGAAAATGGAGGAGATATTTTTCTCAATGCGTCGCAAGAATTAAACATTGCCGTTTTTGCGGGTGATTCACCCTTGAGTTATCAAATCGCCTTAAGGATAAAACCAGGTGACACACCGCTGGGTATTTGCACCTCATCGGGAACGGTTGGTCATTCAATCAGCTTTGGAAAAGCAGATGCCGTATGCGTGAAAGCCAAATCAGCTGCTCTTGCTGATGCTGCGGCGACGGCTATTGGGAATCGAGTCATGAATAAAGCCGATATAAAACATGCCCTCGAATCGGGAGCTCTCATTCAGGGTGTCCTGGGAATATTGATTATTCTGGAGAAACAGATGGGCGTAATCGGAGATATGGAACTGATATAAAAATAGTCCTTCTGGTTTACATAATATATCTTATAGGACAAAGAGATTATTTCTACAGACCTTCCTCAGCAAGTGACTTAATCAGCGCCGCCTGCCTTTCTGACAATTTTTTCGGGACGCTGACGGTGATTCTCACGTATTGATCGCCTCTGGCACCGCCCTTGAGATTGGGAACACCATAGCCTTTCATTCGAATCCGCGTATTGTTCTGAGTTCCCGGAGGAATTTTAATCCGCTTTGTCGATCCATCTATCGTAGCAACTTCAATGGTCGTTCCCAATGAAGCCTGACTGAAATTAATGGTCTTTTCAATATAAATATCATTACCTTCCCGGGAAAAAAGAGGATGCGGCAGGACTGTGATGTTCAAATACAGATCGCCGGGAGGCCCGCCTTCAAGACCTGGATTGCCTTTACCGGCCAGTCTCAGCTTCTTTCCCGTATTGATGCCTTTAGGAATTTTTATGTTGAGCTCGTCAACCTTATCCCCTTTTTGAAGAGCAATTTTCTTTTCACCACCGAACACCGCTTCTTCAAGGGTAATGGAAAGATTGTACTGAAGATCCTGACCTTTCTGCGGAACACGAGCGTACTGAGCTTGCTCTCCGAAAAGCTCGGCAAACGGATCATAGCCGCCCTGCGTTCCATAGGTTCGATTTCTTCCACGATACGTGCGGGAGCCCGAGGGGCCATAACCTCCCAGACCACCGAAGCCCATCTCCCGAAGAATCGAGTTGATGTCAAAATTCCGGAAAATATCCTCCTGCGTATACCGCTGGCTGAAGGTATCTGAACCGAAGCTGTCGTATTGTTTCCGCTTTTCCGGATCGCTGAGAACGGCATAGGCTTCGCTGATTTTTTTAAACTTTTCTTCTGCTTCTTTGTTATCTGGATTTTTGTCCGGATGATATTTTAAGGCAAGTTTCCGGTACGCCTTTTTTATTTCGTCGCTTGTCGCCGTTTTTTCAAGTTCAAGAATTTTATAGTAATCTTCAGCCATATCTTTTCAACGCATCTTCTCAAGGAAGTAAAATATTAAAAATTATTTATTTTAAAGACATTTAAAAAATGTATCCATTGATTCGATTTTGTCAAGAAATACCTGAATCTATGACTTAAGTCCGCCTTCCTTATCAGGAAAGGGTTGCTATTTTACGCTTAATGAAAAGGGTGACAGTCGGGTCAATCGATTGCTCCAGGGCTTTTCTGTAAAATTTCAGGGCTTCGCTGCGATTCTGCATTTTTTCATAAAGCCTGCCCATATCCCGATAAAGGAAAGTCCCGAAGTATTTCCCCGCTTCAACTTTCTCCGCCTGTTGCAACGCCTTCAGCGCTTTCTGATAATCTTTCTTTGATTCATAGCAATAGGCAAGGCTGCTATAGGAAAGCACTTTAAATTCATTTTCGTCGGAGGCATTCGCAATAAATTTTTCATAGGACTTTATCGCTGAATCGATGTCATTATTTTTGAAGTAAAGATTCCCTAACCGGTAATCGCTCAACTGGGAAGCTTGACTTCCTGAAAATTTCGAAGAAAGATCTCTATATTTTTTAATGAGGATATCACTGTTGACGGCAGATTCTTGTAAAACTGCCGTTTTCTCAATTTCAGCATACTCTTCCCATGCCTTTTTTTCGTTATAATATTTATATGTAAACCAGCCGACAACGATCATAAGCACCAGAATCACGACGGCGGCAATGGTAAGAACTTTTCTCTTGTTCAAGACATAGAATTGAGAAATATTTGCAATAAATCTTTGAAAATAATCCGGTTTTTCTATTTCTCCCAAAATTGCTTTTTTTGTCATGGCTCTCTCCTGACTTATTCCTCAGATGGCGCATTGGCCTTGAGTACTTCAAGAATGTGAAGTGGTATTCGCACGATTTTTCTGTCCCGATTTGTACAGGCATGAATAGTGTAGCCTTCAACAAAAGTCTTTTCCCTCTTTTCGTCTAAAAGGGTGTAATTGAATTTTAAACTGGCTCTTCTGACGTAGGCAATTTCCGTTTCAATCAGGATGATTTGATCATACACCGCGGGAAAAAGATATTGACAGTATGCTTCGGAAAGAGGAAGGTTGATCCCCTGCTCTTCCATCTGGGCATACACAACACCGATTTCCCTTAAATATTCGGAGCGTCCGATCTCAAACCATTTAATATAGTTTGTATGATAAACGATGCCCATGGCATCCGTATCGGCATACATGACTCTGATTTTAGCTGTGCTTTTCTTCAATAAAAGACCTCCATCCCTTCAAGAACAGATCCATGAGATGGTGTCCCGGAGATATGAACAATCCACTCTTTTTTGCAGATGATTCGCAAAAAGACCATCCCGACGCCATGTTTTCATGTTTTTCAGATGAAAGAACCGCAAAGGGACTTGGCTCTCCTGAATGGGTTCTAAGGATGATCGGCGTCGGGTGATCGCTGAGGACCAGGACTCTGTAGTCATTAAAATTTTTGATGCCCTCAAGTACCGTTCCTACCACCTTCTTGTCGAGATCCTCTATGGAACGGATTTTTCCGGCCAGGGAACCCTCATGTCCCATTTCATCCGGTGCTTCCACATGGATAAAGACGAAATCCATATCCTTCAGCGCGGCCAGGGCCTGCTCCGCTTTGCCTGCGTAATTTGTGTCCGTATATCCCGTTACGCCTTCAACATGAATTTTTTCGAGCCCTGCGTACTTCCCGATTCCATTAAGTAAATCTACGGCAGAAATCATTCCTCCCCTGATAGAATAGCGGTCAGTGAGTCGAACAATTTTCGGCGCCTTTCCCTGCCCCCAAAGCCAGATGGAATTTGCGGGTTTCAGCCCTGCCGAAATACGATTTCTGTTTACAGGATGATCTTTAAGGATTTTCTGAGAACGCTTCATCAGTCTGATAACCTGATCCGCCCCTTCGCCTCTGGGCAGGTAATGATAAACTGACCGGCCTGTAATGTCGTGTGGCGGTGTTGTTTCCAGAGCTTCCTGTCCCCTGCGCCACACCATGAGATGTCTGTAACCCACGCCGGGATAAAATCTGTAGGTATCGGAACCCATTTCTTTATTCAGGTCATTGATGATCTCTTGCGCCTCTCCCGAACTGATATGACCCGATGTAAAATCTTCCATCATTGGATTTTCAATCGGTCCCAAGGTAACCAGATTGCATCGGAAGGCCACATCTCCGGATTCCAGTTCAAGTCCAAGGCTGGCCGCTTCAAGCGGTCCCCGCCCGGTATAGGTTTCCAGTGGATCGTAACCCAGAACGGAAAGATTGGCAACATCGCTTCCCGGTTGCAATCCATGAGGAATTGTGTCAATCAACCCCAGAGTTCCCTCGGCAGCCATTTGATCCATATTGGGGGTGCAGGCTGCTTCGAGAGGGGTTTTGCCATCAATTTCATCGATGGGATAGTCAGCCATTCCATCCCCTAAAATAATCACGTATTTCATGATAGTCTGTCATCCTCTATTCTGATCAGTACGGTACGATCCTGAACGATATCCAGTCTGTCGATTTGCCGCAGCGCCCTTTGTACATTCTTTTCCTTCGATCTATGGGTTGTCATGACAATCGGTACAGCCTGTCCCTGTTTTCTTCCTTTCTGAATCACGGTGGCAATGCTGATGTTTTCTTCCGCCAGGATGCCGGCGATTTTTGAAAGGACTCCAGGCCGATCAAGAGCCGAAAATCTGAAATAATAATGTGAGATAATTTCATCAACCGGCATCAGTTCGATTTCTTCAATGACTTTTTCCTGAAAGGATCGGGCCGGTACACGCCAGGAAATTCCCTTTAAGATGTCACGTGATATGTCGATGATATCGCTGACTACCGCGCTTGCAGTAGGCATCATGCCCGCCCCCTGACCATAGAGAAACACGGAATCCGAAGCATCTCCGATAATGTGAAAGGCGTTGTAATTCCCGTTTACATTGGCCAGGAGATGATGAAACGGGACCATCGTCGGATGAATTCGCGCTTCGATGAGTCCATCGTGCTGCCTTGCTATGGCAAGCAGTTTGACGCGATATCCCAGTTCGCCGGCGAATTCCACATCCTGCTGACTGATATCTGAAATGCCCTCCCTGTAAAGCTCATCCAGGGGTACTCTTTTCCCGTACGACAACGTCAGGACGATGGCCAGTTTGTGAGCCGTATCAATACCCTCGATATCGAAGCTCGGATCAGCTTCCGCAAAACCGAGATCCTGAGCCTCTTTCAGAACAACCTTGAAATCTTTCCTGTCATCCGTCATCTTGGTCAGAATGAAATTCGACGTGCCGTTCATGATGCCCAGAACGGATAGAATTCTATTGGCAACCAGCGCCTCCCGGATCGTTTTGATGATAGGAATCGTCCCTCCAACGCTGGCTTCAAATCCGATGTTTACCGCCTTCTTTTCGGCAAGTTCGAAAAGATCGTTGCCAAAGGTGGCCAGAAGAGCCTTATTCGCCGTGACGACATGCTTTCCTTTGTTCAAAGCTTCAGTGATAAAATGGAGAGCGGGATCATAACCTCCAACCAGTTCAATGACGATGTCGATTTCCGGATCGTTCATAATCGAATTGACATCGGTCGACAAAAGCTGAGGTTCCACGGAAACGATTCTTTGAGAAGTGATGTCGATATCTACAATCCTTTTCAGGATGAGCCTGGTCCCCAGGCGCCTTTCCAGAATATCCGCATTTTCTTTTAAGAGCTTGACTACGCCTGTTCCTATGTTTCCGAAGCCTATTAACCCGAGTTTGATATTCCTCATGAACGGATGATCTCCTTACACTTCCAATATGAGACCCTGTACTGTCTTGTATTCCGGAAAAAATTTTTTACGAATTCACTTCAGAGCTTTTCCGGAAAGCTGAACTGGACTTCCACAAACTTGCGTGAAGAGCTCTGCAAGAAAGAACAGTTTGATTTTTCAATGTAATTTTCAACTTAAAGCAGGTATTGTTAACAAATATTAATAGTTTGCGCAAGGAAAGATTTGACTTTTGGAGCGATCTAAAATAGACAGTCTCTTTCAATCTGGCATCAGAGAAGTTTTTTAAAACGTTCATCAGGGGAGTCTATATGCGTGAGCAATCGTCATATAAGGATGCGGGCGTGGACATTGATAAGGCCAATCTCTTCATTAGCAGGATCATTCCTCTTATCAAGATGACATCAAGAAAAGAGGTAATGAAGGGAATCGGAGGATTTGGAGGACTT is a window encoding:
- a CDS encoding UPF0280 family protein translates to MKYIERTYRNQISCKFLTSFHVCEEQTDLFIQADQDLTNNAAASVHHYRTHLKYYMQSHPEFVTSFRPLPEDDLAPPIVKAMLKASRYAGVGPLAAVAGAVAEFVGRDLMNSSSQVVVENGGDIFLNASQELNIAVFAGDSPLSYQIALRIKPGDTPLGICTSSGTVGHSISFGKADAVCVKAKSAALADAAATAIGNRVMNKADIKHALESGALIQGVLGILIILEKQMGVIGDMELI
- a CDS encoding DnaJ C-terminal domain-containing protein encodes the protein MAEDYYKILELEKTATSDEIKKAYRKLALKYHPDKNPDNKEAEEKFKKISEAYAVLSDPEKRKQYDSFGSDTFSQRYTQEDIFRNFDINSILREMGFGGLGGYGPSGSRTYRGRNRTYGTQGGYDPFAELFGEQAQYARVPQKGQDLQYNLSITLEEAVFGGEKKIALQKGDKVDELNIKIPKGINTGKKLRLAGKGNPGLEGGPPGDLYLNITVLPHPLFSREGNDIYIEKTINFSQASLGTTIEVATIDGSTKRIKIPPGTQNNTRIRMKGYGVPNLKGGARGDQYVRITVSVPKKLSERQAALIKSLAEEGL
- a CDS encoding YfgM family protein, with the translated sequence MTKKAILGEIEKPDYFQRFIANISQFYVLNKRKVLTIAAVVILVLMIVVGWFTYKYYNEKKAWEEYAEIEKTAVLQESAVNSDILIKKYRDLSSKFSGSQASQLSDYRLGNLYFKNNDIDSAIKSYEKFIANASDENEFKVLSYSSLAYCYESKKDYQKALKALQQAEKVEAGKYFGTFLYRDMGRLYEKMQNRSEALKFYRKALEQSIDPTVTLFIKRKIATLS
- a CDS encoding acyl-CoA thioesterase, with amino-acid sequence MKKSTAKIRVMYADTDAMGIVYHTNYIKWFEIGRSEYLREIGVVYAQMEEQGINLPLSEAYCQYLFPAVYDQIILIETEIAYVRRASLKFNYTLLDEKREKTFVEGYTIHACTNRDRKIVRIPLHILEVLKANAPSEE
- a CDS encoding cofactor-independent phosphoglycerate mutase, which translates into the protein MKYVIILGDGMADYPIDEIDGKTPLEAACTPNMDQMAAEGTLGLIDTIPHGLQPGSDVANLSVLGYDPLETYTGRGPLEAASLGLELESGDVAFRCNLVTLGPIENPMMEDFTSGHISSGEAQEIINDLNKEMGSDTYRFYPGVGYRHLMVWRRGQEALETTPPHDITGRSVYHYLPRGEGADQVIRLMKRSQKILKDHPVNRNRISAGLKPANSIWLWGQGKAPKIVRLTDRYSIRGGMISAVDLLNGIGKYAGLEKIHVEGVTGYTDTNYAGKAEQALAALKDMDFVFIHVEAPDEMGHEGSLAGKIRSIEDLDKKVVGTVLEGIKNFNDYRVLVLSDHPTPIILRTHSGEPSPFAVLSSEKHENMASGWSFCESSAKKSGLFISPGHHLMDLFLKGWRSFIEEKHS
- a CDS encoding homoserine dehydrogenase, giving the protein MRNIKLGLIGFGNIGTGVVKLLKENADILERRLGTRLILKRIVDIDITSQRIVSVEPQLLSTDVNSIMNDPEIDIVIELVGGYDPALHFITEALNKGKHVVTANKALLATFGNDLFELAEKKAVNIGFEASVGGTIPIIKTIREALVANRILSVLGIMNGTSNFILTKMTDDRKDFKVVLKEAQDLGFAEADPSFDIEGIDTAHKLAIVLTLSYGKRVPLDELYREGISDISQQDVEFAGELGYRVKLLAIARQHDGLIEARIHPTMVPFHHLLANVNGNYNAFHIIGDASDSVFLYGQGAGMMPTASAVVSDIIDISRDILKGISWRVPARSFQEKVIEEIELMPVDEIISHYYFRFSALDRPGVLSKIAGILAEENISIATVIQKGRKQGQAVPIVMTTHRSKEKNVQRALRQIDRLDIVQDRTVLIRIEDDRLS